A window of the Branchiibius hedensis genome harbors these coding sequences:
- a CDS encoding long-chain-fatty-acid--CoA ligase codes for MTNLAANLHTSAAAYPDNVAIKLDDFELTYAALQDAAGRLASYLESEGVKPGDRIALSQPNLPTFPVIFYGALQAGAIVVPMNPLFKPREVEYYLSDAGVSLLFGMAGDAATGAEQAGVKFFETDPASLLALLPQHEPKTDVVERADDDTAVILYTSGTTGRPKGAELTHSNLNTNQEVVARTLIQISSDDVLFGCLPLFHVFGLTCSMNTAIAKGATLTLIPRFEPVKALQILERDKATVFAGVPTMYNAMLMAGASLPDVDVSSLRTCCSGGSSMPVEVMRKFEERFGTKILEGYGLSETSPVASFNHPNAERKPGSIGTPIEDVEMRLANSDGSDTPAGEIGEIAIKGHNIMKGYWNRPDATAEAIRDGWFFSGDLANKDEDGYYYIVDRAKDMIIRGGYNVYPREIEEVIYEHPQVAEAAVIGIAHEHYGEEVAAYVVPTEGADLDVDTLREWIKERVAAYKYPRVIEFIGELPKGATGKILKRELRTLAEDSAQTETNQSAGV; via the coding sequence GAAGGAGTCAAACCGGGTGACCGGATCGCGCTGTCGCAGCCGAATCTGCCGACCTTCCCGGTGATCTTCTACGGCGCGCTGCAGGCTGGCGCGATCGTCGTACCGATGAACCCGTTGTTCAAGCCGCGCGAAGTCGAGTACTACCTCTCCGACGCGGGCGTTTCGCTGCTGTTCGGGATGGCGGGGGATGCTGCAACCGGCGCCGAGCAGGCCGGGGTGAAGTTCTTCGAAACCGACCCGGCCTCGCTGCTGGCGCTGCTGCCCCAGCACGAGCCGAAGACCGACGTCGTCGAGCGCGCCGACGACGACACGGCGGTCATCCTCTACACCTCCGGCACCACGGGCCGGCCCAAGGGCGCGGAGCTGACCCACTCCAACCTGAACACCAACCAGGAGGTCGTCGCCCGCACCCTGATCCAGATCTCCTCCGACGACGTGCTGTTCGGCTGTCTGCCGCTCTTCCACGTCTTCGGGCTGACCTGCTCGATGAACACCGCCATCGCCAAGGGCGCGACCCTCACGCTGATCCCGCGCTTCGAGCCGGTCAAGGCGCTGCAGATTCTCGAGCGCGACAAGGCGACGGTCTTCGCGGGGGTACCCACGATGTACAACGCCATGCTGATGGCCGGTGCGTCGCTGCCGGATGTGGACGTTTCCTCGCTGCGCACCTGCTGCTCGGGTGGTTCGTCGATGCCGGTGGAGGTCATGCGCAAGTTCGAGGAGCGCTTCGGCACCAAGATCCTGGAGGGCTACGGCCTGTCGGAGACTTCGCCGGTCGCCTCCTTCAACCACCCGAACGCCGAGCGCAAGCCCGGCTCCATCGGCACGCCGATCGAGGACGTCGAGATGCGTCTGGCCAATTCCGACGGCTCGGACACCCCTGCCGGTGAGATCGGTGAGATCGCGATCAAGGGCCACAACATCATGAAGGGCTACTGGAACCGTCCCGACGCGACTGCCGAGGCGATCCGCGACGGCTGGTTCTTCAGTGGCGACCTGGCCAACAAGGACGAGGACGGCTACTACTACATCGTCGACCGGGCCAAGGACATGATCATCCGCGGTGGCTACAACGTGTACCCGCGAGAGATCGAGGAGGTCATCTACGAGCACCCGCAGGTGGCCGAGGCGGCCGTGATCGGTATCGCCCACGAGCACTACGGGGAGGAAGTGGCGGCGTACGTCGTGCCGACCGAGGGTGCCGACCTGGACGTGGACACGCTGCGCGAGTGGATCAAGGAGCGGGTCGCGGCCTACAAGTACCCGCGGGTGATCGAGTTCATCGGTGAGCTGCCCAAGGGTGCCACCGGCAAGATCCTCAAGCGCGAACTGCGCACGTTGGCCGAAGATTCGGCGCAAACGGAGACGAACCAGAGCGCGGGCGTGTAA
- a CDS encoding MarR family winged helix-turn-helix transcriptional regulator has product MNAPAAVVIDPEVADTGSRLLSAVARLNRWATRQAEFDTPPAQARLLALISEVGPARIGELAVADHSSQPTMTIQVQRLEAAGFVQRRSDPSDARVALIEITPEGSAALDEVRRARRVALAPALASLTTDEIAAIQTAIGAIDRMVSAVDDD; this is encoded by the coding sequence ATGAACGCTCCCGCTGCCGTCGTGATCGACCCCGAGGTGGCCGACACCGGCTCCCGGCTGCTGTCCGCCGTCGCGCGACTGAACCGTTGGGCGACTCGTCAGGCGGAGTTCGACACACCGCCGGCACAAGCCCGGCTGCTCGCGCTGATCAGCGAGGTGGGTCCGGCGCGGATCGGGGAGTTGGCCGTGGCCGACCATTCGAGTCAGCCGACGATGACCATCCAGGTGCAGCGGCTCGAGGCGGCCGGCTTCGTGCAACGGCGTTCGGATCCCTCCGACGCCCGGGTTGCCCTGATCGAGATCACCCCCGAGGGCAGTGCCGCCCTCGATGAGGTACGCCGAGCCCGTCGAGTCGCGCTCGCACCGGCCCTCGCGTCGCTGACGACGGACGAAATCGCGGCGATCCAGACTGCTATCGGCGCGATCGACCGGATGGTCTCCGCGGTCGACGACGACTAG
- a CDS encoding MFS transporter, with amino-acid sequence MEHAPSSQVSMWKQPKAVWAVAFASVIAFMGIGLVDPILAPIAEQLHASPSQVSLLFTSYLVVMAFAMLITGAVSSRIGAKKTLLVGLGIIVVGSALAGSSSTINQIIGWRAVWGLGNALFVATALAAIVGAARGSVAQAILLYEAALGLGIAAGPLIGGLLGEISWRGPFFGVSVLMVIAMLVTAFLLPTTPKPDHHTSVLEPLRALRHGALRTVGITALLYNFGFFTLLAWTPFTLNMTAIQVGFIFFGWGIMLAISSVFVAPKLQARFGTMNSVTGALFCFALILAVMALATSSKPVVIICVVVAGIFLGINNTLVTETVMKAAPVERPVASAAYSFVRFLGGSIAPYLAGKLGEKINPHAPFWLGAVMVLLAMGVLIAWRPLFAHIDEEPRHGALERDSIEEAELLTTADEM; translated from the coding sequence ATGGAACACGCACCCTCGTCGCAGGTGTCGATGTGGAAACAGCCCAAAGCCGTGTGGGCCGTGGCGTTCGCCTCGGTCATCGCCTTCATGGGCATCGGCCTCGTCGACCCGATCCTGGCCCCGATCGCCGAACAACTGCACGCCAGCCCGTCGCAGGTATCGCTGCTGTTCACCAGCTACCTGGTCGTGATGGCCTTCGCGATGCTGATCACCGGCGCGGTCTCCAGCCGGATCGGCGCCAAGAAGACCCTGCTGGTCGGTCTGGGCATCATCGTCGTGGGTTCGGCGCTGGCCGGATCCTCCAGCACGATCAACCAGATCATCGGATGGCGTGCCGTCTGGGGTCTGGGCAACGCGCTGTTCGTGGCCACCGCGCTCGCGGCCATCGTGGGCGCTGCCCGGGGCTCGGTCGCCCAGGCGATCCTGCTGTACGAAGCCGCCCTGGGTCTGGGGATCGCGGCCGGTCCGCTGATCGGTGGCCTGCTGGGTGAGATCTCCTGGCGCGGACCGTTCTTCGGCGTTTCCGTGCTCATGGTCATCGCCATGCTGGTGACCGCCTTCCTGCTGCCCACGACGCCCAAGCCCGATCACCACACCTCCGTCCTCGAGCCGCTGCGGGCGCTGCGGCATGGTGCGCTGCGCACGGTCGGCATCACCGCGCTGCTGTACAACTTCGGCTTCTTCACCTTGCTGGCGTGGACCCCGTTCACCCTGAACATGACCGCCATCCAGGTCGGCTTCATCTTCTTCGGCTGGGGCATCATGCTGGCGATCAGTTCGGTGTTCGTGGCGCCGAAACTGCAGGCTCGCTTCGGCACGATGAACTCCGTCACCGGCGCCCTCTTCTGCTTCGCGCTGATCCTGGCGGTGATGGCGTTGGCGACCTCATCGAAGCCGGTGGTCATCATCTGCGTGGTGGTCGCCGGAATCTTCCTCGGTATCAACAACACCCTGGTCACCGAGACCGTGATGAAGGCGGCTCCGGTGGAGCGGCCCGTAGCGTCTGCCGCCTACAGCTTCGTGCGGTTCCTCGGTGGCTCCATCGCGCCGTACCTGGCGGGCAAACTGGGCGAGAAGATCAACCCGCACGCCCCGTTCTGGCTGGGTGCCGTGATGGTGCTGCTGGCCATGGGGGTGCTGATTGCCTGGCGGCCGCTGTTCGCACACATCGACGAGGAGCCGCGCCACGGCGCTCTCGAGCGGGACTCCATCGAGGAAGCCGAGCTGCTGACCACGGCCGACGAGATGTGA
- a CDS encoding App1 family protein has product MSERHLAARAEDALNDWLAGRLAGRGWTTRVLGYVGYGSPRFARVFGRVVLSRPGDPNQDWEQEHPDGRRGYWAYFTAPLTEIDVTITVGDAEVTTVTDRGGYFDLVVEGHGLPDGWQQATITADGVVQQVKLQIIGDDVRFGIVSDIDDTCLVTSLPRPMIAAWNSFVLVETARRAVPGMAALYRALRAREPDAPVIYLSTGAWNNEPILRRFLRRHGFPSGPMLLTDWGPTEDSWFRSGQGHKRGALRRLASEFPQVSWLLVGDDGQHDPKIYEEFTLEQPDHVAGIAIRKLTATQKVLSHGHPLTHDDVTGRPVRVMVFEGPDGYALHRQLRGAFQFARAATRRQWEQVTPRIDATTLSSAGERDA; this is encoded by the coding sequence ATGTCCGAGAGGCATCTAGCTGCACGCGCCGAAGACGCGCTGAACGACTGGCTCGCGGGGCGCCTGGCCGGTCGGGGCTGGACGACGCGGGTTCTGGGGTACGTCGGGTACGGCAGCCCGCGGTTCGCGCGCGTCTTCGGGCGCGTGGTGTTGAGTCGCCCGGGAGACCCCAACCAGGACTGGGAGCAGGAGCACCCCGATGGTCGACGCGGGTACTGGGCCTACTTCACGGCGCCGCTGACCGAGATCGACGTCACCATCACGGTCGGCGACGCCGAAGTGACCACGGTGACCGACCGCGGCGGCTACTTCGATCTGGTCGTCGAAGGGCACGGTCTGCCCGACGGCTGGCAGCAGGCGACGATCACGGCGGACGGGGTCGTGCAGCAGGTGAAGCTGCAGATCATCGGCGACGACGTGCGCTTCGGGATCGTCAGCGACATCGACGACACCTGCCTGGTCACCTCACTGCCGCGGCCGATGATCGCGGCCTGGAACTCGTTCGTGTTGGTCGAGACCGCCCGTCGCGCAGTGCCGGGAATGGCTGCGCTCTACCGGGCGCTGCGGGCCCGCGAACCCGACGCCCCGGTGATCTATCTGTCCACCGGAGCGTGGAACAACGAACCCATCTTGCGACGGTTCCTGCGCCGGCACGGGTTTCCCTCCGGCCCGATGCTGCTCACCGACTGGGGACCCACCGAGGATTCGTGGTTCCGCAGCGGGCAGGGTCACAAACGGGGTGCGCTGCGTCGGTTGGCCAGCGAATTCCCCCAGGTGTCATGGCTACTCGTCGGCGACGACGGCCAGCACGACCCGAAGATCTACGAGGAGTTCACCCTCGAGCAGCCCGACCATGTCGCTGGCATCGCGATCCGCAAACTGACCGCGACCCAGAAGGTGCTCTCCCACGGGCACCCGCTGACCCACGACGATGTGACCGGTCGCCCGGTGCGGGTGATGGTCTTCGAAGGACCGGATGGTTACGCGTTGCACCGGCAGTTGCGCGGTGCGTTCCAGTTCGCCCGCGCAGCGACGCGGCGGCAGTGGGAGCAAGTGACGCCTCGGATCGATGCGACGACGCTGTCGTCGGCCGGGGAGCGGGATGCCTGA
- a CDS encoding Fpg/Nei family DNA glycosylase yields MPELPEVQGLVDFLSSRIVDHAVAGVELGSFSVLKTYDPPVTALSGLMVTSVARHGKFIDIDVDGIHFVFHLSRAGWLRWSESLSNTVLRPGKSPIAVRMRFDDGSGFDLTEAGTQKRLAAYVVRAPSEVPGIASLGPEPLSLTEPDFAALLAGRRTQIKGLLRDQSVIAGVGNAYSDEVLHTAKLSPYAVAGSLTEEEVSRLYLALRATLETAIAASEGKPAKDLKDAKRAGMQVHGRTGEICPVCGDTVREVSFADRSMQYCPTCQTGGKILADRRMSRLLK; encoded by the coding sequence ATGCCTGAGCTGCCGGAGGTGCAGGGCCTGGTCGACTTCCTGTCCTCGCGGATCGTGGATCACGCGGTTGCCGGGGTCGAACTGGGTTCGTTCAGTGTGTTGAAGACGTATGACCCGCCGGTGACGGCCCTCTCCGGCCTGATGGTGACGTCCGTTGCCCGGCACGGGAAGTTCATCGACATCGACGTGGACGGCATCCACTTCGTCTTCCACCTGTCCCGGGCCGGGTGGCTTCGCTGGTCGGAGTCGTTGTCGAATACCGTTCTGCGGCCAGGGAAGTCGCCGATCGCGGTGCGGATGCGCTTCGATGACGGATCCGGGTTCGACCTGACCGAGGCCGGGACCCAGAAGCGACTGGCGGCGTACGTCGTGCGAGCACCTTCCGAGGTCCCGGGAATTGCGTCGTTGGGACCTGAGCCGCTGTCCCTCACCGAACCGGACTTCGCCGCGCTCCTGGCCGGTCGGCGTACGCAGATCAAGGGGTTGTTGCGCGACCAGTCGGTGATCGCCGGCGTCGGGAACGCCTACTCCGATGAGGTGCTGCACACGGCCAAACTGTCGCCGTACGCCGTGGCGGGATCGCTGACGGAGGAAGAGGTGTCACGGCTCTACCTGGCGCTGCGAGCCACGCTGGAGACGGCGATCGCCGCCTCCGAAGGCAAGCCGGCCAAGGATCTGAAGGACGCGAAACGGGCCGGGATGCAGGTGCACGGTCGCACTGGCGAGATCTGCCCGGTGTGCGGGGACACGGTGCGCGAGGTGTCGTTCGCGGACCGGTCGATGCAGTACTGCCCGACCTGTCAGACCGGCGGCAAGATCCTCGCCGACCGGCGAATGTCCCGGCTGCTCAAGTAG
- a CDS encoding LLM class flavin-dependent oxidoreductase, whose product MTLRRLGFLTIGLFDPSDPAPGHESLLQVIELGEQLGFDSAWLRHRHLQHGVSSPIAILAAASQRTSRIALGTAVTPLGWENPLRLAEDLATVDILAGGRINPGVSVGPPMNFDSLRDALYPDTADVEDFTYERVLRLVRFLRGERASSFEGTRGIEVFSSIVQPHSPGLADRVWYGGASLRSAVWAGREGLNFLTSSVLKPEPEDGLDFARIQQEQIRAYRAAHPLGSKARVSQGLVVIPTDSASPEQKAKYSAYVEARLPRTRELQGPGMLFSPDLIGTSAQLAEQLSAHAGYQEVDEVVFALPFSLQHEDYVQILTDMAQHLGPALGWSPAT is encoded by the coding sequence ATGACCCTTCGGCGGCTGGGCTTCCTCACGATCGGCCTCTTCGACCCCTCCGATCCGGCGCCGGGGCACGAGTCGTTGCTGCAGGTGATCGAACTCGGCGAGCAACTCGGCTTCGACAGCGCCTGGTTGCGGCACCGGCACTTGCAGCACGGCGTCTCCTCGCCCATCGCGATCCTGGCGGCGGCCTCCCAGCGCACGTCGCGGATCGCATTGGGCACGGCGGTGACGCCGTTGGGCTGGGAGAACCCGCTGCGTCTGGCCGAGGACTTGGCGACCGTCGACATCCTGGCCGGCGGGCGGATCAACCCCGGCGTGAGTGTCGGGCCGCCGATGAACTTCGACTCGCTGCGCGATGCGCTCTATCCCGACACCGCCGACGTCGAGGACTTCACCTACGAGCGGGTTCTGCGCCTGGTGCGCTTCCTGCGCGGTGAGCGGGCCTCCAGCTTCGAAGGCACCCGCGGCATCGAGGTGTTCTCTTCCATCGTCCAGCCGCACTCGCCGGGTCTAGCCGACCGGGTCTGGTACGGCGGGGCGAGTCTGCGCTCGGCGGTCTGGGCCGGCCGCGAAGGGCTGAACTTCCTGACCAGCAGTGTGCTCAAACCCGAACCGGAGGACGGGCTGGATTTCGCGCGCATCCAACAGGAGCAGATCCGCGCCTACCGTGCGGCGCACCCGCTCGGCTCGAAAGCTCGTGTGTCCCAAGGGTTGGTGGTCATCCCGACGGACTCGGCGAGCCCGGAGCAGAAAGCCAAGTACTCGGCGTACGTCGAGGCTCGGCTGCCGCGCACGCGCGAACTCCAGGGGCCGGGCATGCTCTTCTCCCCCGACCTGATCGGCACGAGCGCCCAACTCGCAGAGCAGCTTTCGGCGCACGCGGGCTATCAGGAAGTCGACGAGGTGGTCTTCGCGCTGCCGTTCAGCTTGCAGCACGAGGACTACGTGCAGATCCTGACCGACATGGCCCAGCACCTCGGGCCGGCGCTGGGCTGGTCGCCAGCTACTTGA
- a CDS encoding isocitrate lyase/PEP mutase family protein has translation MSTADRALTLKALHEAPEILQVVNVWDAISAKTIADLPGTKAIATAGHSIAASLGYDDGGMPLDVALAGAKVVVDAVDLPVSADLDDGYDDPGETVRRAIGLGIVGANVEDRNRPFDEAVARVAAITKAALAEGVQFQLNARTDAMRNDTLSREDRIEEAIRRGRAFIDAGAPVVFVPGAVGAGDVRRLVEGLGPGRLTVIGLPGALPAEEYEALGVARISYGPLTQRVALRALRDLGESLYDGGVIPTDTPALN, from the coding sequence ATGAGCACCGCGGACCGCGCCCTCACCCTCAAGGCGCTGCACGAAGCCCCCGAGATCCTGCAGGTCGTCAACGTCTGGGACGCCATCAGCGCCAAGACCATCGCTGACCTGCCCGGCACCAAAGCCATTGCCACCGCTGGGCATTCGATCGCCGCCTCCCTTGGGTACGACGATGGCGGGATGCCGCTGGACGTCGCCCTGGCGGGCGCGAAGGTCGTGGTCGATGCCGTGGATCTGCCGGTGTCTGCGGATCTGGACGACGGGTACGACGACCCGGGCGAGACGGTCCGCCGCGCGATCGGGCTGGGGATCGTGGGCGCGAACGTCGAGGACCGCAACCGGCCCTTCGACGAGGCCGTCGCGCGGGTGGCTGCGATCACGAAGGCCGCTCTGGCAGAGGGGGTGCAGTTCCAGTTGAACGCGCGCACCGACGCGATGCGCAACGACACGTTGTCTCGGGAGGACCGGATCGAGGAAGCAATCAGGCGCGGCCGGGCGTTCATCGACGCGGGCGCTCCCGTGGTCTTCGTGCCGGGTGCCGTGGGCGCCGGTGACGTGCGGCGACTGGTCGAGGGTCTCGGGCCGGGCCGGCTCACGGTCATCGGTCTGCCCGGTGCGTTGCCTGCCGAGGAATACGAAGCGCTCGGTGTCGCGCGCATCTCCTACGGACCGTTGACCCAGCGCGTCGCGCTGCGGGCGCTGCGCGACCTCGGCGAGTCGCTCTACGACGGTGGGGTCATCCCGACCGACACCCCCGCCCTGAACTGA
- a CDS encoding MFS transporter — protein sequence MKTPWLRAALALFAVGWGANQFAAMLPVYKAHDHASSAAVTLLFGAYAIGIIPALLIVSPISDRIGRRRVLRPVLLLSIVATCVLIAGGSHLWLLLLGRLLAGIASGAAFAPGTAWVKELSAGAAGTGARRATIALSSGFASGPLVAGVLAQWAPWPTVLPYLPHLVLAAVITAIAWNTPEPARAVVTEREQESEVAEALRQPTFIRRVLPTAPWVFGCASVSFATLPVLTHIPGPSIAVGGALAALTLYSGVLLQPFGRRLGSASKMLIAGALAGTAGLLIAAVMAMTGAWWLVVPAAIGLGAAYGLILVGGLTGVESVAQPGDLGTLNAIFYSLTYVGFAVPYLITLALEHVSGTAVMLFGAVLLALTIPVVLLPDRRSTAVRSG from the coding sequence GTGAAGACTCCCTGGTTGCGCGCTGCCCTCGCGCTGTTCGCGGTCGGCTGGGGAGCCAACCAGTTCGCCGCGATGCTGCCGGTCTACAAAGCGCACGATCACGCCTCGTCCGCTGCGGTCACCCTGCTCTTCGGTGCCTACGCCATCGGGATCATCCCCGCGCTGCTGATCGTCTCGCCGATCTCGGACCGGATCGGGCGGCGCCGGGTGCTGCGACCGGTGTTGCTGCTGTCCATCGTCGCGACCTGCGTGCTGATCGCCGGCGGCAGCCACCTGTGGTTGCTGCTGCTCGGCCGGTTGCTGGCCGGGATCGCCTCCGGCGCGGCGTTCGCGCCGGGTACGGCCTGGGTGAAGGAACTGTCCGCCGGAGCAGCCGGGACCGGTGCCCGGCGCGCCACCATCGCGTTGTCGTCCGGTTTTGCCAGCGGACCGTTGGTGGCCGGGGTCCTCGCGCAATGGGCGCCCTGGCCGACCGTGCTGCCCTACCTGCCACACCTGGTCCTGGCTGCCGTCATCACGGCGATCGCGTGGAACACGCCCGAGCCCGCGCGAGCTGTGGTCACCGAGCGCGAGCAGGAGAGTGAGGTCGCCGAGGCCCTGCGTCAGCCGACCTTCATCCGTCGCGTACTGCCCACTGCACCATGGGTTTTCGGTTGTGCATCCGTCAGCTTTGCGACGCTTCCGGTGCTGACCCACATCCCCGGTCCTTCGATCGCAGTCGGCGGTGCGCTCGCGGCGCTTACGCTCTACTCAGGGGTGCTGTTGCAACCGTTCGGTCGGCGTCTGGGCAGCGCGTCCAAGATGCTGATCGCGGGGGCGCTCGCCGGGACCGCCGGTCTGCTGATCGCTGCGGTCATGGCGATGACGGGCGCGTGGTGGCTGGTGGTGCCGGCCGCGATCGGGCTTGGCGCGGCGTACGGGCTGATCCTCGTCGGTGGCCTGACCGGGGTGGAGTCGGTCGCCCAACCGGGCGACCTGGGCACCCTCAACGCGATCTTCTACAGCCTGACGTACGTCGGGTTCGCCGTTCCGTACCTCATCACCCTGGCGCTGGAGCACGTCTCCGGCACTGCGGTGATGCTCTTCGGAGCGGTGCTGCTGGCCCTCACGATCCCCGTCGTGCTGCTCCCCGATCGGCGATCGACTGCAGTTCGGTCCGGATGA
- a CDS encoding TetR/AcrR family transcriptional regulator — protein MAQLSRDARRARLAEVVWAIIREDGISAVSVRSVASRAGIAVGSLRHLFPTQTELLEFSAELMLRHATERIQAVPREGDPLEVACTIIDQLLPITDDVRAEFEVNLALIAEAPAYPGVRRLRDQTHQALLELTSAVAQWLDPAATETDGRRLLALTDGLALQLLHDETIADQARYLIRTELQSIADRGAARRGS, from the coding sequence ATGGCGCAACTATCTCGCGACGCCCGCCGGGCTCGATTGGCAGAGGTGGTGTGGGCGATCATTCGCGAGGACGGCATCAGCGCAGTGTCCGTGCGATCGGTCGCGAGTCGGGCGGGGATCGCGGTCGGGTCACTGCGGCACCTGTTTCCCACGCAGACCGAACTGCTCGAATTCTCCGCAGAATTGATGCTTCGGCACGCTACCGAGCGGATTCAAGCCGTGCCTCGCGAAGGCGATCCGCTGGAAGTCGCCTGCACGATCATCGATCAGTTGCTGCCGATAACCGATGATGTCCGAGCTGAGTTCGAGGTCAATCTGGCACTTATCGCCGAGGCCCCTGCGTATCCAGGGGTACGCCGTTTGCGCGACCAGACCCATCAAGCATTGCTGGAGTTGACCTCGGCCGTCGCCCAGTGGCTCGACCCAGCCGCGACCGAGACGGACGGAAGGCGCCTGCTAGCCCTGACCGACGGTCTGGCCCTGCAGTTGCTGCACGACGAGACGATCGCCGATCAAGCTCGGTATCTCATCCGGACCGAACTGCAGTCGATCGCCGATCGGGGAGCAGCACGACGGGGATCGTGA
- a CDS encoding GAP family protein: MTMNDLGVLAALALADSMSVGTLLIPLWFLTAPGVLRGRALATYLATVATAYLVIGVVLVSGGRAVLDRAGGLISSTPVLLGQLALGVGLFAFGVGASSTPRGSSGRLREWRDRVTGEGARNSLMGLAIAAVVIEVATMLPYLIGTGLIARKASNLLVAVALVAAYCLVMILPAALATLARLAAHRQIAPALQRLDQWLTRSARETTLWIAALAGLFLAGSAAGELGWIGR, from the coding sequence ATGACGATGAACGACCTGGGCGTCCTCGCGGCGCTCGCTCTCGCGGACTCGATGAGCGTTGGCACCCTGCTGATTCCGTTGTGGTTCCTCACGGCCCCAGGGGTTCTCCGAGGTCGCGCCCTGGCGACGTATCTCGCGACCGTCGCGACGGCGTACCTGGTGATCGGCGTCGTCCTGGTGTCCGGTGGCCGTGCGGTCCTCGATCGAGCCGGTGGGCTCATCTCGAGCACGCCCGTCCTTCTGGGTCAACTCGCGCTCGGTGTGGGGCTTTTCGCCTTCGGGGTCGGAGCCAGTTCCACGCCCAGGGGCAGTTCCGGGCGATTGCGCGAATGGCGTGATCGGGTCACCGGCGAGGGTGCGAGGAACTCTCTGATGGGGCTGGCCATCGCTGCGGTCGTGATCGAAGTCGCCACGATGCTGCCCTACCTGATCGGAACCGGGCTGATTGCCCGGAAGGCATCGAACCTGTTGGTCGCGGTCGCCCTGGTCGCGGCGTACTGCTTGGTCATGATTCTGCCAGCTGCGCTGGCCACCCTCGCCAGACTGGCCGCGCACCGGCAGATTGCTCCAGCGTTGCAACGGCTCGACCAGTGGCTCACCCGCAGCGCCCGGGAGACCACGTTGTGGATCGCTGCACTCGCCGGGTTGTTCCTCGCCGGCAGCGCGGCGGGTGAGCTGGGCTGGATCGGTCGCTGA
- a CDS encoding DUF1345 domain-containing protein: MLPKESPSAAHLAVGAVLGVIVGAIFAATTGRLVASVLAGWAALALTFVVSMIWTLWPLDPAQTNARSTREEPSRRLTHTVALAAAVLSLAGVIAVMASGNQEDRIASIVVAVLAALSSWAMIHVLYALRYARIYYTEPKGGIDYHQTQDPQYSDFFYTGFAVGMSYAISDTDLASTQMRKSALAQSLLAYVFGAMILAALINLIAGL, translated from the coding sequence GTGCTTCCGAAGGAGTCGCCGTCAGCGGCGCATCTGGCGGTCGGGGCCGTCCTGGGGGTCATTGTCGGCGCGATCTTCGCGGCGACGACCGGGCGGTTGGTGGCCTCGGTCCTTGCGGGTTGGGCGGCTCTGGCGCTGACGTTCGTGGTGTCGATGATCTGGACGCTGTGGCCGCTGGACCCCGCGCAGACCAACGCCCGCTCGACCCGGGAGGAGCCCTCGCGGCGGCTCACGCACACGGTGGCGCTGGCCGCCGCGGTGCTGAGTCTGGCCGGGGTGATCGCCGTGATGGCCTCGGGTAACCAGGAGGACCGGATCGCCAGCATCGTGGTCGCCGTCCTCGCCGCGTTGTCGTCGTGGGCGATGATCCACGTGCTGTATGCGCTGCGCTACGCGCGGATCTATTACACCGAGCCCAAGGGCGGGATCGACTACCACCAGACCCAGGACCCGCAGTACTCCGACTTCTTCTACACCGGGTTCGCGGTGGGCATGAGTTACGCGATCTCCGACACCGATCTGGCGTCGACGCAGATGCGCAAGTCAGCGTTGGCGCAGAGCCTGCTGGCGTATGTGTTCGGCGCGATGATCCTGGCGGCGCTGATCAACCTGATCGCGGGGCTATAG
- a CDS encoding rhodanese-like domain-containing protein: MTDITVSQVPDDAVILDVREQDEWDAGHAPNAVHIPLSELPTRIDELPEVDELPVVCRRGGRSAQAVAWLEQQGFDVVNVEGGMSAWESAGKQLDRDGATII, translated from the coding sequence ATGACGGATATCACTGTGAGCCAGGTTCCCGACGATGCGGTCATCCTCGATGTGCGCGAGCAGGACGAATGGGACGCCGGACACGCGCCGAACGCCGTACACATCCCGTTGTCGGAGCTACCCACGCGGATCGACGAGTTGCCGGAGGTCGATGAGTTGCCGGTGGTCTGCCGCCGGGGCGGTCGTTCGGCCCAGGCGGTGGCGTGGCTGGAGCAGCAGGGCTTCGACGTGGTCAACGTCGAAGGCGGGATGAGCGCGTGGGAGTCGGCCGGTAAGCAGCTGGACCGCGACGGCGCGACGATCATCTGA